Genomic DNA from Candidozyma auris chromosome 1, complete sequence:
TTTTTGTGGGGTTCACATTTTCGCTCGCTTAGGGCGTCgtctttgcaaaaagtaAAATACGCGTGCGAGCTCTTTTCTAATGATCCAATATACCTACACCAAAGTCTAAAACAGGTGAATGGTGCCACTCGGCTATCATCTACtacttgaacttcttggtTTTTGAATTGCGTGACTTGTACTATATATGGCTCTGACTCACAATATCACGCCAGCATAGACTGCTGCGGAAACTTCCATGCGCGAGACCAATTTCTTGCACCCATTCTGATGGACCCCAATAGGAGTTCAATCTAGCATTGAGCGGCCAATTAAGATCAGTGAACCATGCATATCGGGATAAATACGAAGAATCTATTCGTGGGGGGTTTTGAATTGAGGCAAAGACACCGGTTTCCTATTTAGGGTGTGGCACTTTTTGTGGACCTGCGCAGTCCTGGCCTCCCCACAGATCGGGTCACGGTACGTATGTCGACAAAGTGCCCCTATATAAAGACACCATTTTTCTCGGGTTCAAGTTTATTTTCTCTACAATTCACTGAATCCAAACTTTTatatttttcaagattgaTCCATACGCAGATATAAATATTATTATTTCACTACCCCGTCATGACAAGAACCCACAAGTGGAACACCCACAAGAAAGATGCCGTTCCAAGATATTTTAGTCGTTCTGGTGGCCACACTGACATGAACCCTTCAAAGGTCGCAAGAAGTGGTTTTGGAAAACACAATTGGGGTCAGCCTGGTGACGAATtagatgacgaagaaggttttgaagacCAGACCTTCTTCAGCAAGTCCAATAGACGCAATTCGAATCACGCTATCAATGAGCAAGCTCTCAAGGAATTGAACGAAAAGTGCGATAAATTGGTCACTGAGGCCTGATGACTGTCCTAGCCAACATTTGTAACGAAACGTAACGAAACGTAACGCATAAAACGAGAATG
This window encodes:
- the STF2 gene encoding Stf2p; amino-acid sequence: MTRTHKWNTHKKDAVPRYFSRSGGHTDMNPSKVARSGFGKHNWGQPGDELDDEEGFEDQTFFSKSNRRNSNHAINEQALKELNEKCDKLVTEA